In Falco naumanni isolate bFalNau1 chromosome 5, bFalNau1.pat, whole genome shotgun sequence, the following are encoded in one genomic region:
- the SSTR3 gene encoding somatostatin receptor type 3: MDTSAFSLPTPSVSEEGNASGSWAGFTTPNSSTTASPGVVVSGVLIPLVYLIVCVVGLAGNSLVIYVVLRHSVSESVTNVYILNLALADELFMLGLPFLAAQNALSYWPFGSFMCRLVMAVDAINQFTSIFCLTVMSVDRYLAVVHPGKSSKWRTARVAKAVSATVWVLSSVVVLPVVIFSDVPLGMSTCHIQWPEPASVWRAGFIVYTATLGFFGPLLVICLCYLLIVVKVRSSGRRVRALSSKHKLSERRVTRMVVAVVAVFVLCWLPFYVLNIINVVCPLPEEPSLFGVYFLVVVLPYANSCANPIIYGFLSYRFKQGFRRAILRPSRRIQSQEVPACPPEKTDDKGEEGEISKITQNGNDRQEHPLSSREGESNEQKPLPEEPVGCEKSNKLHVSYL; the protein is encoded by the coding sequence ATGGAcacttctgctttcagcctCCCCACGCCGTCAGTGTCAGAGGAGGGGAATGCCTCTGGCAGCTGGGCAGGCTTCACCACCCCCAACAGCTCCACCACCGCCAGCCCTGGTGTGGTTGTCAGCGGTGTCCTCATCCCTCTGGTCTACCTCATTGTCTGtgtggtggggctggctggAAATTCTCTGGTCATTTACGTGGTCCTGCGGCACTCTGTGAGTGAGTCGGTGACCAACGTCTACATTTTGAACCTGGCCCTAGCTGATGAGCTCTTCATGCTGGGCCTGCCATTCCTGGCTGCACAAAATGCCCTGTCCTACTGGCCATTTGGGTCTTTCATGTGTCGCCTGGTGATGGCTGTGGATGCCATCAACCAGTTCACCAGCATCTTCTGCCTGACAGTAATGAGTGTTGATCGCTACCTGGCCGTGGTCCACCCAGGGAAGTCCTCCAAATGGCGGACAGCACGAGTGGCCAAGGCCGTTAGTGCAACTGTGTGGGTGCTGTCTTCTGTAGTGGTGCTGCCCGTGGTCATCTTCTCGGACGTCCCTTTAGGAATGAGCACATGCCACATCCAGTGGCCAGAGCCTGCCTCGGTGTGGAGAGCTGGCTTCATCGTCTACACTGCCACCCTGGGCTTCTTTGGGCCATTGCTGGTGATTTGTCTCTGCTACCTTCTTATCGTTGTGAAGGTTCGTTCTTCTGGCAGGCGGGTGAGGGCTCTGTCCTCCAAGCACAAGCTTTCAGAGCGCAGAGTGACCCGCATGGTGGTGGCTGTTGTGGCCGTCTTTGTCCTTTGCTGGCTTCCCTTCTATGTTCTCAACATAATCAATGTCGTCTGCCCACTGCCAGAGGAGCCATCCCTCTTTGGCGTTTACTTCCTCGTGGTGGTGCTGCCATATGCCAACAGCTGTGCCAATCCTATCATCTATGGCTTCCTCTCTTACCGCTTCAAGCAGGGCTTCCGGAGGGCCATCCTCAGGCCATCCCGCCGAATCCAGAGCCAGGAGGTGCCAGCGTGCCCCCCAGAGAAGACTGATGATAAAGGGGAAGAGGGTGAGATCAGCAAGATCACCCAGAATGGTAATGACAGGCAGGAGCACCCTCTAAGCAGtagggaaggagaaagcaatGAGCAAAAACCACTCCCTGAAGAGCCCGTGGGATGTGAAAAGAGCAACAAGTTGCATGTCAGTTATTTATGA